One window of the Bubalus kerabau isolate K-KA32 ecotype Philippines breed swamp buffalo chromosome 9, PCC_UOA_SB_1v2, whole genome shotgun sequence genome contains the following:
- the PNLDC1 gene encoding poly(A)-specific ribonuclease PNLDC1 isoform X2 has translation MDIGADEFEQSLPLLQELVLGADFVGLDIEFTGLRSNLSGPQQISLFDLPSEWYLKTRQSVQQFTICQIGLSVFSSIEGESNKYVAHSCNFFLFPTTFGVLDSEFSFQASSVQFLNQYGFDYNKFLKNGIPYMNEEQEKKIKHNILTGNWKVRSSLDKDQIKVVIDEVTRWLDLAEEGDWMTLPGIAGFQAFEVQLVLRKALPDIWTVLRDQGVIVKKVSTQHRWYLETTSCDRESCWKEKILLSARGFSVFFQMLVKARKPLVGHNMMMDLLHLHEKFFRPLPESYDEFKLNIHNLFPVLIDTKNVTKDIWKELNFPRVSNLSEVYEVLSSDLNPTKNSGPVIIHASRCEKYVETKYPHEAAYDAFLCGSVLLKVAHLLLWKVHSAVPIPEPSFPLYLDVLVPYVNQNFAGPDSPGIRPPILILTVRKWPGVSEQQVYCEFQNLCKFDVRRLTRSQFLLMTNKFKDTRSILKEYKGHPTLQISLYRYWRHSPNINCLLQVCGVITSWAFIAFLLGGAGP, from the exons ATGGACATAGGCGCCGATGAGTTTGAGCAGAGCCTCCCTCTGCTGCAGGAGCTCGTCCTGGGTGCGGACTTCGTGG GTCTGGACATAGAGTTCACGGGCCTTCGTTCTAACCTGTCGGGGCCCCAGCAGATCAG TCTGTTTGACttgccatcagagtggtatctAAAGACCCGTCAGAGTGTTCAGCAGTTCACCATCTGTCAGATCG GATTGTCTGTGTTCTCCAGTATTGAAGGCGAGTCGAACAA gTATGTAGCTCATTCATGtaacttcttcctcttccctACGACATTTGGGGTTTTGGACTCAGAGTTCTCTTTCCAGGCTTCCAGTGTTCAGTTTTTGAACCAGTATGGCTTCGACTATAACAAG TTTCTCAAAAATGGGATCCCCTATATGAACGAAGAACAGGAGAAGAAAATTAAGCACAACATCCTGACTGGGAACTGGAAAGTTCGCAG CTCTCTGGACAAAGACCAGATCAAGGTGGTGATTGACGAGGTGACGCGCTGGCTGGACCTGGCGGAGGAAGGGGACTGGATGACCCTCCCTGGTATTGCTG GCTTCCAGGCCTTCGAGGTCCAGCTCGTACTGAGGAAGGCCCTCCCTGACATCTGGACGGTGCTGAGAGACCAAGGG GTGATTGTGAAGAAGGTGAGTACTCAGCACCGCTGGTATCTTGAGACCACCTCCTGTGATCGAGAGAGCTGCTGGAAGGAGAAGATCCTTCTCTCTGCAAGGggcttttctgtgtttttccagATGCTGGTGAAAGCCCGGAAG CCCTTAGTGGGACATAACATGATGATGGATCTGCTGCATCTCCATGAGAAGTTCTTCAGACCTCTCCCAG AAAGCTACGATGAATTTAAGCTGAATATCCACAACCTATTTCCTGTTCTCATTGACACCAAGAATGTGACAAAGGATATCTGGAAG GAACTCAATTTCCCAAGGGTTTCAAATCTTTCAGAAGTTTATGAAGTCCTGAGCAG TGACTTGAATCCCACCAAGAACTCCGGGCCGGTGATCATTCACGCCAGCAGGTGTGAGAAGTATG TGGAGACCAAGTACCCCCATGAAGCAGCATACGACGCCTTCCTGTGCGGGTCAG TTCTGTTGAAAGTGGCGCACCTGCTCCTGTGGAAGGTACACAG CGCTGTTCCCATCCCCGAGCCCAGCTTCCCGCTCTACCTGGACGTGCTGGTGCCCTACGTGAACCAG AACTTTGCGGGCCCAGACTCCCCTGGCATCCGCCCCCCCATCCTCATCCTCACCGTCAGGAAGTGGCCTGGGGTCAGCGAGCAGCAGGTCTACTGCGAGTTTCAGAACCTCTGCAAATTCGACGTCAGAAGGCTCACACGGAGCCAGTTCCTGCTCATGACCAATAAGTTCAAGGA CACACGGAGCATCCTGAAGGAGTACAAGGGCCACCCGACGCTGCAGATCTCCCTGTACCGCTACTGGAGACACTCCCCAAACATCAACTGCCTGCTACA AGTGTGCGGCGTCATTACCTCCTGGGCCTTCATCGCGTTTCTCCTGGGAGGAGCTGGCCCGTGA
- the PNLDC1 gene encoding poly(A)-specific ribonuclease PNLDC1 isoform X3: MDIGADEFEQSLPLLQELVLGADFVGLDIEFTGLRSNLSGPQQISLFDLPSEWYLKTRQSVQQFTICQIGLSVFSSIEGESNKYVAHSCNFFLFPTTFGVLDSEFSFQASSVQFLNQYGFDYNKFLKNGIPYMNEEQEKKIKHNILTGNWKVRSSLDKDQIKVVIDEVTRWLDLAEEGDWMTLPGIAGFQAFEVQLVLRKALPDIWTVLRDQGPLVGHNMMMDLLHLHEKFFRPLPESYDEFKLNIHNLFPVLIDTKNVTKDIWKELNFPRVSNLSEVYEVLSSDLNPTKNSGPVIIHASRCEKYVETKYPHEAAYDAFLCGSVLLKVAHLLLWKVHSAVPIPEPSFPLYLDVLVPYVNQVNLIRAGVPKINFAGPDSPGIRPPILILTVRKWPGVSEQQVYCEFQNLCKFDVRRLTRSQFLLMTNKFKDTRSILKEYKGHPTLQISLYRYWRHSPNINCLLQVCGVITSWAFIAFLLGGAGP, encoded by the exons ATGGACATAGGCGCCGATGAGTTTGAGCAGAGCCTCCCTCTGCTGCAGGAGCTCGTCCTGGGTGCGGACTTCGTGG GTCTGGACATAGAGTTCACGGGCCTTCGTTCTAACCTGTCGGGGCCCCAGCAGATCAG TCTGTTTGACttgccatcagagtggtatctAAAGACCCGTCAGAGTGTTCAGCAGTTCACCATCTGTCAGATCG GATTGTCTGTGTTCTCCAGTATTGAAGGCGAGTCGAACAA gTATGTAGCTCATTCATGtaacttcttcctcttccctACGACATTTGGGGTTTTGGACTCAGAGTTCTCTTTCCAGGCTTCCAGTGTTCAGTTTTTGAACCAGTATGGCTTCGACTATAACAAG TTTCTCAAAAATGGGATCCCCTATATGAACGAAGAACAGGAGAAGAAAATTAAGCACAACATCCTGACTGGGAACTGGAAAGTTCGCAG CTCTCTGGACAAAGACCAGATCAAGGTGGTGATTGACGAGGTGACGCGCTGGCTGGACCTGGCGGAGGAAGGGGACTGGATGACCCTCCCTGGTATTGCTG GCTTCCAGGCCTTCGAGGTCCAGCTCGTACTGAGGAAGGCCCTCCCTGACATCTGGACGGTGCTGAGAGACCAAGGG CCCTTAGTGGGACATAACATGATGATGGATCTGCTGCATCTCCATGAGAAGTTCTTCAGACCTCTCCCAG AAAGCTACGATGAATTTAAGCTGAATATCCACAACCTATTTCCTGTTCTCATTGACACCAAGAATGTGACAAAGGATATCTGGAAG GAACTCAATTTCCCAAGGGTTTCAAATCTTTCAGAAGTTTATGAAGTCCTGAGCAG TGACTTGAATCCCACCAAGAACTCCGGGCCGGTGATCATTCACGCCAGCAGGTGTGAGAAGTATG TGGAGACCAAGTACCCCCATGAAGCAGCATACGACGCCTTCCTGTGCGGGTCAG TTCTGTTGAAAGTGGCGCACCTGCTCCTGTGGAAGGTACACAG CGCTGTTCCCATCCCCGAGCCCAGCTTCCCGCTCTACCTGGACGTGCTGGTGCCCTACGTGAACCAGGTGAATCTTATCCGAGCCGGGGTCCCCAAAATC AACTTTGCGGGCCCAGACTCCCCTGGCATCCGCCCCCCCATCCTCATCCTCACCGTCAGGAAGTGGCCTGGGGTCAGCGAGCAGCAGGTCTACTGCGAGTTTCAGAACCTCTGCAAATTCGACGTCAGAAGGCTCACACGGAGCCAGTTCCTGCTCATGACCAATAAGTTCAAGGA CACACGGAGCATCCTGAAGGAGTACAAGGGCCACCCGACGCTGCAGATCTCCCTGTACCGCTACTGGAGACACTCCCCAAACATCAACTGCCTGCTACA AGTGTGCGGCGTCATTACCTCCTGGGCCTTCATCGCGTTTCTCCTGGGAGGAGCTGGCCCGTGA
- the PNLDC1 gene encoding poly(A)-specific ribonuclease PNLDC1 isoform X1, whose translation MDIGADEFEQSLPLLQELVLGADFVGLDIEFTGLRSNLSGPQQISLFDLPSEWYLKTRQSVQQFTICQIGLSVFSSIEGESNKYVAHSCNFFLFPTTFGVLDSEFSFQASSVQFLNQYGFDYNKFLKNGIPYMNEEQEKKIKHNILTGNWKVRSSLDKDQIKVVIDEVTRWLDLAEEGDWMTLPGIAGFQAFEVQLVLRKALPDIWTVLRDQGVIVKKVSTQHRWYLETTSCDRESCWKEKILLSARGFSVFFQMLVKARKPLVGHNMMMDLLHLHEKFFRPLPESYDEFKLNIHNLFPVLIDTKNVTKDIWKELNFPRVSNLSEVYEVLSSDLNPTKNSGPVIIHASRCEKYVETKYPHEAAYDAFLCGSVLLKVAHLLLWKVHSAVPIPEPSFPLYLDVLVPYVNQVNLIRAGVPKINFAGPDSPGIRPPILILTVRKWPGVSEQQVYCEFQNLCKFDVRRLTRSQFLLMTNKFKDTRSILKEYKGHPTLQISLYRYWRHSPNINCLLQVCGVITSWAFIAFLLGGAGP comes from the exons ATGGACATAGGCGCCGATGAGTTTGAGCAGAGCCTCCCTCTGCTGCAGGAGCTCGTCCTGGGTGCGGACTTCGTGG GTCTGGACATAGAGTTCACGGGCCTTCGTTCTAACCTGTCGGGGCCCCAGCAGATCAG TCTGTTTGACttgccatcagagtggtatctAAAGACCCGTCAGAGTGTTCAGCAGTTCACCATCTGTCAGATCG GATTGTCTGTGTTCTCCAGTATTGAAGGCGAGTCGAACAA gTATGTAGCTCATTCATGtaacttcttcctcttccctACGACATTTGGGGTTTTGGACTCAGAGTTCTCTTTCCAGGCTTCCAGTGTTCAGTTTTTGAACCAGTATGGCTTCGACTATAACAAG TTTCTCAAAAATGGGATCCCCTATATGAACGAAGAACAGGAGAAGAAAATTAAGCACAACATCCTGACTGGGAACTGGAAAGTTCGCAG CTCTCTGGACAAAGACCAGATCAAGGTGGTGATTGACGAGGTGACGCGCTGGCTGGACCTGGCGGAGGAAGGGGACTGGATGACCCTCCCTGGTATTGCTG GCTTCCAGGCCTTCGAGGTCCAGCTCGTACTGAGGAAGGCCCTCCCTGACATCTGGACGGTGCTGAGAGACCAAGGG GTGATTGTGAAGAAGGTGAGTACTCAGCACCGCTGGTATCTTGAGACCACCTCCTGTGATCGAGAGAGCTGCTGGAAGGAGAAGATCCTTCTCTCTGCAAGGggcttttctgtgtttttccagATGCTGGTGAAAGCCCGGAAG CCCTTAGTGGGACATAACATGATGATGGATCTGCTGCATCTCCATGAGAAGTTCTTCAGACCTCTCCCAG AAAGCTACGATGAATTTAAGCTGAATATCCACAACCTATTTCCTGTTCTCATTGACACCAAGAATGTGACAAAGGATATCTGGAAG GAACTCAATTTCCCAAGGGTTTCAAATCTTTCAGAAGTTTATGAAGTCCTGAGCAG TGACTTGAATCCCACCAAGAACTCCGGGCCGGTGATCATTCACGCCAGCAGGTGTGAGAAGTATG TGGAGACCAAGTACCCCCATGAAGCAGCATACGACGCCTTCCTGTGCGGGTCAG TTCTGTTGAAAGTGGCGCACCTGCTCCTGTGGAAGGTACACAG CGCTGTTCCCATCCCCGAGCCCAGCTTCCCGCTCTACCTGGACGTGCTGGTGCCCTACGTGAACCAGGTGAATCTTATCCGAGCCGGGGTCCCCAAAATC AACTTTGCGGGCCCAGACTCCCCTGGCATCCGCCCCCCCATCCTCATCCTCACCGTCAGGAAGTGGCCTGGGGTCAGCGAGCAGCAGGTCTACTGCGAGTTTCAGAACCTCTGCAAATTCGACGTCAGAAGGCTCACACGGAGCCAGTTCCTGCTCATGACCAATAAGTTCAAGGA CACACGGAGCATCCTGAAGGAGTACAAGGGCCACCCGACGCTGCAGATCTCCCTGTACCGCTACTGGAGACACTCCCCAAACATCAACTGCCTGCTACA AGTGTGCGGCGTCATTACCTCCTGGGCCTTCATCGCGTTTCTCCTGGGAGGAGCTGGCCCGTGA